From one Conexivisphaerales archaeon genomic stretch:
- a CDS encoding NAD(P)H-hydrate epimerase, whose product MSFSGVTITSKQMQEIEKNAESIGFSKLLMMENAGRAVADIVYELYDPILNPTILAVCGPGNNGGDCITAARHLSPRVKVVSILVGEEEKIRTDEARQQWEIARNSRMNIRIAPTKDALVSNSGQFFNADIILDGLFGTGVRSPIGEPFRTAINLINQSTALKISIDLPSGMDPDTGESSDVVVNPDLTIVLHAMKRGLLKQQAKCGLMMVAPIGISLKY is encoded by the coding sequence GTGTCCTTTTCAGGCGTTACGATAACTTCGAAACAAATGCAAGAAATAGAAAAGAACGCAGAAAGTATAGGATTTTCTAAATTATTAATGATGGAGAATGCAGGAAGAGCGGTGGCAGACATTGTCTATGAACTATATGACCCAATACTCAATCCTACTATTTTGGCAGTTTGTGGACCGGGCAATAACGGCGGAGATTGTATTACAGCTGCCAGACATTTATCTCCTAGGGTAAAGGTTGTTTCCATACTTGTGGGCGAAGAAGAAAAAATACGAACTGATGAAGCCAGGCAGCAATGGGAAATAGCTAGAAATTCGCGTATGAATATTCGCATAGCACCAACTAAAGATGCGCTAGTAAGTAACTCTGGTCAATTCTTCAATGCAGACATCATACTTGACGGTCTGTTTGGCACAGGAGTTAGATCCCCAATAGGTGAGCCATTTAGAACTGCTATTAACCTTATTAACCAAAGCACGGCGCTTAAAATATCGATAGATCTCCCTTCCGGCATGGACCCAGATACAGGCGAGTCATCTGACGTCGTTGTGAATCCAGATCTAACAATTGTTCTGCATGCAATGAAAAGGGGTCTTCTTAAGCAACAGGCAAAGTGTGGGCTGATGATGGTAGCACCCATTGGGATATCTCTAAAATATTAG
- a CDS encoding branched-chain amino acid transaminase has product MRDKKEYIWFDGKILDAENAKITVKSHSLHYGTAVFEGIRAYKHGSKLHIFRLYDHMKRLLDSARMIHIKVPYSSTELSDAVVELLRKNNYKRSLYIRPIIFLGDGGINLDFRKHPVHVAIFALPFDDYFEKKGLKVCISSWRRVTNTALIPRAKASANYLNSCIATIEAKLSGYDEAIMLDQNGYVSEGSGENIFLVKNSKLYTPGTYSSILEGITRDTVVNLAKDMGVEVNFTHLERSELYTADEVFLTGTAAEIAPVVEIDGRTIGDGNIGNITSKISEMYNLVVTGRNDKHKRWLTTI; this is encoded by the coding sequence TTGCGTGACAAGAAAGAGTACATATGGTTTGACGGAAAGATTCTAGATGCAGAAAACGCAAAAATTACAGTAAAATCACATTCACTGCACTACGGAACTGCAGTTTTCGAAGGTATCAGAGCATACAAACATGGCTCAAAACTCCACATTTTCAGACTTTACGACCATATGAAACGCCTTCTGGATTCGGCGCGAATGATACACATCAAGGTTCCATACTCGTCCACTGAGCTTTCTGATGCTGTTGTTGAATTGCTTCGGAAAAATAACTACAAAAGGTCGCTTTATATCAGACCCATAATTTTTCTTGGTGACGGAGGAATAAATTTAGATTTCAGGAAACATCCTGTGCACGTTGCTATTTTCGCCTTACCGTTTGACGATTACTTTGAGAAGAAGGGTCTGAAAGTTTGCATCTCATCGTGGAGGAGAGTTACCAACACAGCTTTGATCCCGAGAGCAAAGGCTTCTGCAAACTACCTTAACTCTTGCATAGCTACAATAGAAGCCAAGTTGTCGGGTTACGACGAAGCAATCATGCTTGACCAGAACGGTTATGTTTCTGAAGGGTCTGGTGAAAACATCTTTCTTGTGAAGAATTCGAAACTATACACGCCTGGCACATATTCTTCCATACTCGAAGGGATAACGAGAGATACAGTTGTGAACCTTGCCAAAGATATGGGTGTAGAAGTGAACTTCACCCATCTAGAAAGAAGCGAGTTGTATACAGCTGACGAAGTGTTTCTGACAGGAACAGCTGCAGAAATAGCACCTGTCGTAGAGATAGATGGAAGGACCATAGGAGATGGCAATATTGGGAATATAACAAGCAAGATATCCGAAATGTACAATCTTGTAGTAACAGGCAGGAATGATAAGCACAAAAGATGGCTAACAACAATCTAG
- a CDS encoding NAD(P)-dependent oxidoreductase — translation MVKLLVLSPYARYEIRSELSRNLPKGVQMPQILLSKELKVDGMDDALKDVDVILADYTSKTRVDRRMLEKVRNLRFVQIPNSNTDGVDVEACTKLGVRVALCPDASDNAVAEHCLAVALTLLRRLFFLHMNTLEGKWEREEATGAISELRGKTWGIIGLNGSGLRLAKLVSSLGVKLHYTQPSRLDSSQERKIHAKYSTFEQLLIESDIISIHSANTQSIIGEEQLRLMKPTALLIDVSGSLAVDETALAKALMNGTIMGASVDSYSEEPVTPQNPLVLAAKEGAPLILTPHVAAETLEARQRIISFSMANIAKLIAGQKPLNIINDV, via the coding sequence TTGGTCAAGCTGCTGGTCCTTTCGCCCTACGCAAGATACGAGATAAGGTCAGAATTATCAAGGAATCTACCTAAAGGAGTTCAGATGCCTCAGATCCTCCTGAGCAAGGAACTCAAGGTTGATGGTATGGATGATGCACTGAAGGATGTGGACGTAATCCTTGCTGACTATACCTCAAAGACAAGAGTAGACAGACGTATGCTCGAGAAGGTAAGGAATCTCAGGTTTGTGCAGATACCTAATTCTAACACTGATGGGGTTGATGTTGAAGCCTGCACCAAATTGGGTGTGAGAGTTGCCTTATGCCCCGATGCATCGGACAATGCAGTAGCCGAGCACTGTCTAGCAGTGGCACTAACCCTTCTTAGGAGGCTCTTCTTCCTCCATATGAATACACTGGAGGGAAAGTGGGAGAGGGAAGAGGCCACTGGAGCTATTTCCGAGCTCAGAGGGAAGACATGGGGGATAATAGGGTTGAATGGCTCGGGACTTAGGCTGGCCAAGCTGGTTTCTTCGCTAGGTGTGAAACTGCATTACACACAGCCTTCAAGGTTGGATAGCTCGCAGGAAAGGAAGATACACGCAAAGTATTCTACTTTTGAACAACTTCTGATTGAAAGCGATATAATCAGCATCCACTCAGCCAATACACAGAGCATTATTGGAGAAGAACAGCTTCGACTGATGAAACCAACTGCATTGCTGATTGATGTATCTGGTTCATTAGCTGTGGATGAGACAGCACTTGCTAAGGCACTGATGAATGGAACGATTATGGGTGCTTCGGTTGACTCTTATTCTGAAGAACCAGTCACTCCGCAAAACCCTCTTGTTCTTGCAGCTAAGGAAGGTGCGCCTTTAATACTTACTCCGCATGTAGCAGCAGAAACTTTGGAAGCAAGGCAGAGAATAATATCTTTCTCCATGGCTAACATAGCCAAGTTGATTGCTGGCCAGAAACCTCTGAACATAATAAACGATGTTTAA
- a CDS encoding menaquinone biosynthesis decarboxylase — translation MPFDTLSDYIRRLEQEGELIHISQPVSVDLEMAEILRRLMYNKGPAVVFDKVEGFDIPVAANLFGSESRLKIALQVDDFEKLGTRITDILSMQVPAGLLERVKALPRLAELAGYAPKLEKKGSVMENIITEKPTLSFLPALKSWPKDAGRFITFGIVVTKNPDTGTRNLGVYRMQIYDETTAGMHWQIHKRGALHHELNRQRGKRTEVAVIIGADPAVIYSAVAPVPEGLDKYLYAGIVRGEGVKLVKCQTVDMEVPADAEIVLEGYVDPQDVRVEGPFGDHTGYYTEPEPFPTFHLTGVMMKHQPIYLTTIVGKPVMEDAYIGKVVEKAFLPLMKFLQPEIVDVNFPEAGWFQGVAVISIKKRYPGQAKKVMMGLWGTGQLSLTKMLIVVDDDVNVHDMNDVIWAVTTRTEPARDIIVLNNVPTDTLDPSSPIRNLGSKLGIDATIKTQDEGHTRQSFDPVLPDPATVKRVNARLKELGLEKLGFKEEQL, via the coding sequence TTGCCTTTTGATACCCTTTCCGATTACATCAGAAGACTGGAGCAAGAAGGAGAGCTCATCCATATCTCCCAGCCGGTCTCAGTTGACCTTGAAATGGCGGAGATACTTAGAAGACTGATGTACAATAAGGGTCCGGCTGTCGTCTTCGATAAGGTTGAAGGATTCGATATACCTGTCGCTGCCAACCTCTTCGGTTCTGAGAGCAGGCTGAAAATTGCACTTCAGGTGGACGACTTCGAGAAGCTTGGAACAAGGATAACAGACATACTGAGCATGCAGGTTCCTGCGGGTTTGCTTGAAAGAGTGAAGGCTCTTCCAAGACTCGCCGAGCTTGCTGGCTATGCTCCCAAACTTGAAAAGAAGGGATCAGTAATGGAGAATATCATAACTGAAAAGCCAACACTTTCCTTTCTGCCTGCACTAAAGTCATGGCCGAAGGATGCAGGCAGGTTCATAACGTTTGGGATCGTGGTTACCAAAAACCCAGATACTGGCACCAGGAACCTGGGGGTCTACAGGATGCAGATTTATGACGAAACCACGGCTGGGATGCACTGGCAGATACACAAGAGAGGTGCTTTGCATCATGAACTCAACAGGCAAAGGGGAAAGAGGACAGAAGTCGCGGTTATAATAGGTGCAGACCCTGCTGTCATATATTCAGCAGTTGCTCCGGTCCCTGAAGGTCTTGACAAATACCTCTATGCAGGGATAGTCAGGGGTGAAGGGGTGAAGCTGGTCAAATGCCAGACTGTTGACATGGAAGTCCCTGCAGATGCGGAGATAGTTCTTGAGGGATACGTCGACCCTCAGGATGTAAGGGTCGAAGGGCCGTTTGGAGACCATACGGGCTATTACACAGAGCCTGAACCGTTTCCAACTTTCCACCTTACGGGAGTGATGATGAAGCATCAGCCGATTTACCTAACAACCATAGTTGGAAAGCCTGTTATGGAAGATGCATACATAGGCAAGGTGGTTGAAAAGGCCTTTCTTCCTCTAATGAAGTTTCTTCAGCCAGAGATAGTGGATGTGAACTTTCCTGAGGCAGGTTGGTTTCAGGGTGTTGCAGTGATATCGATAAAGAAGAGATACCCTGGACAGGCAAAGAAGGTTATGATGGGGCTCTGGGGTACGGGGCAGCTTTCTCTTACCAAGATGCTGATTGTTGTTGATGATGACGTAAACGTGCACGACATGAACGATGTGATCTGGGCTGTTACCACAAGAACTGAACCGGCAAGGGATATAATAGTTTTGAACAATGTACCTACAGATACGCTGGACCCTTCTTCCCCGATAAGAAACCTGGGGTCAAAGCTAGGGATAGACGCTACAATCAAAACTCAGGATGAGGGACATACAAGGCAGTCGTTTGACCCTGTACTACCAGACCCGGCTACAGTAAAGAGGGTGAATGCTAGGCTGAAAGAGCTCGGTCTTGAAAAGCTAGGGTTCAAAGAAGAGCAGCTCTGA
- a CDS encoding ABC transporter substrate-binding protein → MLVGIFNEVLGKEVNVPEAPKRIISLSPAITETLFMLGFDEEIVGVSAFCARPPKAREKRKVGSYSTVRRELIEGLRPDLILTITGYQRPLAFRLEGLPVYPLELPVFLPGILDLIARVGLVSGKAEQARNLSHRLTRRLAKLKKISAKVRTYVEIDLGGPVSFGAYSYITDAISYLGAKSIYAGERAEWLKPDLEFVASKDPDAIIYEAKMYSRFDFSSLLNLIRSRGWDNLRAVKEGHLFLTPGPLDFLAHHGPSFITEAMPWLHKSLSLSLSLNLRI, encoded by the coding sequence TTGTTGGTAGGCATATTTAACGAGGTCCTCGGAAAGGAAGTAAATGTTCCAGAAGCTCCCAAGAGGATAATCAGCCTCAGTCCAGCAATCACCGAAACCCTCTTCATGCTGGGGTTTGATGAAGAGATAGTTGGCGTGAGCGCTTTCTGCGCTAGGCCTCCGAAAGCAAGAGAAAAGAGAAAGGTAGGAAGCTACAGCACAGTGAGAAGAGAACTCATAGAGGGTCTCAGACCAGACCTGATCCTGACGATTACAGGTTATCAGAGACCGCTTGCATTCAGGCTTGAGGGTCTGCCTGTATATCCTCTTGAGTTACCTGTCTTCCTGCCTGGGATTCTGGACCTTATAGCTAGGGTGGGCCTGGTTTCAGGTAAGGCTGAACAGGCAAGGAATCTAAGTCACAGACTAACAAGAAGACTTGCCAAACTGAAGAAAATTTCGGCAAAGGTAAGAACCTACGTCGAGATAGACTTAGGAGGACCTGTTTCGTTCGGAGCTTACAGCTACATCACGGATGCAATAAGCTATCTTGGAGCCAAATCAATATATGCTGGGGAAAGGGCTGAATGGCTGAAGCCTGACTTGGAATTCGTAGCCAGCAAAGACCCAGATGCTATAATCTACGAAGCAAAGATGTATTCCAGATTCGACTTTTCTTCTTTGTTAAACCTGATCAGGTCAAGGGGATGGGATAACTTGCGAGCTGTAAAAGAAGGTCACCTCTTCCTTACGCCGGGTCCGCTAGATTTCCTCGCACACCACGGTCCTTCGTTCATAACTGAAGCTATGCCTTGGCTTCACAAGAGTCTCAGTCTCAGCCTCAGCCTCAATCTCAGAATCTGA
- the cutB gene encoding glyceraldehyde dehydrogenase subunit beta, which translates to MYPRSFRYFAPENLQQAVDFALAHPDEAKYLAGGQSLIPMMKLRIASPAYIIDVNRLHDLSYIRTSGGYLLIGALTRHADIEHSDLVERNLPILKEAARQIADQQVRNLGTMAGSISHADPAADWPAVALACRAEFSIVGKGERIVKAEDFFQGPFQTALQPGEFLREIRIPLANEMNIGYSYVKFERKAGDFATVGVATMLRMKDNAVDDISIALTAVAPKQFRATEAEKLLVGKKPSDELIEEASKLASEQSEPTADLRGSVEFKKEMVRVFTKRAVKKALSRAGWGGN; encoded by the coding sequence ATGTATCCCAGGTCATTTCGCTATTTTGCTCCTGAAAACCTGCAGCAAGCAGTTGATTTCGCACTTGCACATCCTGACGAAGCAAAATATCTGGCTGGAGGCCAGAGCCTGATACCGATGATGAAATTGAGAATAGCATCTCCTGCTTACATAATCGATGTGAACAGGCTGCACGACTTATCTTACATCAGAACTTCAGGAGGCTATCTGCTCATAGGGGCGCTGACCAGGCATGCAGATATAGAGCATTCAGACCTGGTTGAAAGGAATCTTCCGATACTGAAGGAGGCTGCAAGGCAGATTGCAGACCAGCAGGTTAGGAACCTCGGGACTATGGCTGGTTCGATTTCACATGCAGACCCAGCTGCAGACTGGCCAGCAGTAGCTCTGGCCTGCAGGGCCGAGTTTTCAATAGTTGGGAAAGGGGAAAGGATTGTAAAGGCAGAAGACTTCTTTCAGGGTCCATTCCAGACCGCTCTGCAGCCCGGTGAATTCCTCAGGGAGATCAGGATACCACTAGCAAACGAAATGAATATTGGATATTCATACGTCAAGTTCGAGAGGAAGGCTGGCGACTTTGCGACTGTAGGAGTGGCCACCATGCTCAGGATGAAAGATAATGCTGTCGATGACATTTCAATAGCCCTAACTGCAGTTGCGCCTAAACAGTTCAGAGCAACCGAAGCTGAAAAGCTGCTGGTCGGCAAGAAGCCAAGCGATGAGTTGATAGAAGAAGCATCGAAACTTGCATCAGAACAGAGCGAGCCTACAGCTGACCTGAGGGGCTCCGTGGAATTCAAGAAGGAAATGGTAAGAGTGTTCACTAAAAGAGCGGTTAAGAAGGCGCTAAGCAGGGCAGGTTGGGGAGGAAACTGA
- a CDS encoding (2Fe-2S)-binding protein has protein sequence MERELAKDRASVTININGKDYSAEVEARLLLVHFIRDIAGLTGTHVGCDTTHCGACTILMQDENQNWKAIKSCTMFAVQANGKRLLTIEGLAKDGELHPIQKAFWENHALQCGYCTPGMIMSSLGFLQHNRNPTEEEVREGISGNLCRCTGYQNIVKAVLAAAKELKDKPNILD, from the coding sequence TTGGAACGAGAACTAGCAAAGGACAGAGCAAGCGTGACGATTAACATAAACGGAAAGGATTATTCGGCTGAAGTGGAGGCTAGGCTTCTCCTCGTTCATTTCATAAGGGATATTGCTGGTTTGACCGGCACTCATGTTGGATGCGATACAACGCACTGCGGTGCCTGCACCATTCTGATGCAGGATGAAAACCAGAACTGGAAAGCAATCAAATCATGCACTATGTTTGCGGTTCAGGCTAACGGCAAAAGGCTCCTTACTATAGAAGGCCTGGCGAAGGACGGAGAACTTCACCCCATACAGAAGGCTTTCTGGGAGAACCACGCACTTCAGTGCGGCTACTGCACACCTGGGATGATTATGTCATCCCTTGGCTTTCTGCAGCACAACAGAAACCCGACTGAAGAAGAAGTAAGGGAAGGCATCTCAGGCAATCTATGCAGGTGCACAGGCTATCAGAATATAGTCAAAGCAGTTCTTGCGGCAGCGAAGGAATTGAAGGACAAGCCTAACATACTGGATTAA
- a CDS encoding carbon monoxide dehydrogenase subunit G, giving the protein MHFEDSFTVEAPLHDVWKFVSTPSEFVKVIPDLQSKEIKDDKNFFVSFKMGLGMIRGTVNMNFRIEEAVPEQHMKLVGKGNGLQSTADLTINLDLSPQNGVTLVKWSADLNVAGTVVSVGSRFIEPVTRSKVKEIVEGIKKEFSK; this is encoded by the coding sequence TTGCACTTCGAAGATAGCTTTACGGTCGAAGCACCTCTGCACGACGTCTGGAAGTTTGTTTCCACACCAAGCGAATTTGTAAAAGTTATACCTGACCTGCAGAGCAAGGAGATAAAGGACGACAAGAACTTCTTTGTCTCATTCAAGATGGGCCTTGGAATGATAAGGGGAACTGTGAACATGAACTTCAGGATAGAAGAAGCGGTTCCAGAGCAGCACATGAAGCTTGTTGGAAAAGGAAATGGCCTGCAGAGCACTGCTGACCTTACAATCAACCTCGACCTCTCTCCGCAGAATGGAGTGACTCTCGTAAAGTGGTCTGCAGATCTGAATGTTGCTGGAACTGTTGTAAGCGTTGGGTCTAGGTTCATCGAGCCTGTGACAAGGTCGAAGGTAAAGGAGATAGTCGAGGGGATAAAGAAGGAGTTTTCAAAGTAA
- the coxB gene encoding cytochrome c oxidase subunit II, with product MNLSVGYLITPTQAWYGLWDIFVYLGIAVGVVVISYFVYHVVRYRSKEDYVPTYENKNGSHDLRFVLVSTSLSIIVLIILSAGTLNAASVTFNPPATNDTVNIEVIGHQFYWQFVYPDGRSLINNLTIPAGAVVILNVTSQDVFHSFGISQFAVKIDAIPDRYNTLWFSVQQPGVYVDAIRCYELCGAGHAYMIANLTVVSQAAYQQWISQKVNG from the coding sequence ATGAACTTATCCGTAGGCTACCTGATAACCCCTACACAAGCTTGGTACGGTCTTTGGGATATCTTCGTCTACCTAGGGATTGCTGTGGGGGTCGTTGTGATCTCTTATTTTGTCTACCATGTCGTCAGGTACAGGAGCAAGGAGGATTATGTTCCTACTTACGAGAACAAGAATGGTTCTCATGATTTGAGGTTTGTTCTTGTTAGCACATCTCTATCTATCATTGTGCTGATAATACTAAGCGCAGGGACACTAAACGCAGCTTCTGTCACCTTTAACCCTCCTGCAACAAACGATACGGTCAATATAGAGGTTATAGGGCATCAGTTTTACTGGCAGTTTGTGTATCCTGATGGCAGGTCGTTGATAAACAACCTCACAATACCAGCAGGTGCCGTTGTAATACTCAACGTCACGTCCCAGGATGTCTTCCATTCTTTTGGAATTTCTCAATTTGCAGTAAAGATAGATGCTATACCTGATAGATACAATACCTTGTGGTTCTCTGTCCAGCAGCCAGGGGTATACGTTGATGCAATAAGGTGCTATGAGCTCTGTGGAGCTGGGCATGCCTACATGATCGCTAACCTGACTGTTGTAAGCCAGGCTGCATATCAGCAATGGATATCTCAGAAGGTGAATGGATAA